In the Thauera sedimentorum genome, one interval contains:
- the cfa gene encoding cyclopropane fatty acyl phospholipid synthase yields the protein MEHAHSGSSSTLPGPPAPRRRLAARSTEEVFAALLGEAGVQVDGKRPWDMQVHHPQTAERILATGSLGLGESYMDGWWDCEQVDELIARLLRARLDERVGTTTLLVQGLRAKLLNLQNLKRAWHVGEVHYDTGNTFFEAMLDPYMAYTCGYWKDAGNLADAQEAKLDLICRKLGLAPGMRLLDIGCGWGSLMKFAAERYGVACVGLTISREQAEHGEARCAGLPVEFRLADYREFGAAGDQRFDRVASIGMFEHVGHKNHRHFFEVARRCLTDDGLFLLHTIGKKRRRTPTDPWIDRYIFPNGDLPSLGQIADASEDSFITEDVHNFGADYDHTLMAWHANFEAAWPHFADGYGERFHRMWRYYLLACAGTFRARTTQLWQIVMSPQGVAGGYRRPS from the coding sequence ATGGAGCACGCCCATTCCGGTTCCTCTTCGACACTGCCCGGCCCGCCGGCACCGCGCAGACGGCTCGCCGCACGCAGCACCGAAGAGGTCTTCGCCGCCTTGCTGGGGGAAGCCGGCGTGCAGGTGGACGGCAAGCGTCCGTGGGACATGCAGGTTCATCATCCGCAGACCGCCGAACGCATCCTGGCGACCGGCAGCCTTGGGCTGGGCGAAAGCTACATGGACGGCTGGTGGGACTGCGAGCAGGTGGACGAACTCATCGCCCGCCTGCTTCGCGCCCGCCTGGACGAGCGGGTGGGCACCACCACCCTGCTGGTGCAGGGCCTGCGCGCGAAGCTGCTGAACCTGCAGAACCTCAAGCGCGCCTGGCACGTGGGCGAAGTCCATTACGACACCGGCAACACCTTCTTCGAAGCCATGCTCGACCCCTACATGGCCTACACCTGCGGCTACTGGAAGGACGCCGGCAACCTCGCCGACGCGCAGGAAGCCAAGCTCGACCTGATCTGCCGCAAGCTCGGCCTGGCGCCGGGCATGCGCCTGCTCGACATCGGCTGCGGCTGGGGCAGCCTGATGAAGTTCGCCGCCGAGCGCTACGGCGTCGCCTGCGTCGGGCTGACCATCTCGCGCGAGCAGGCCGAACACGGCGAAGCGCGCTGCGCTGGTCTGCCGGTGGAGTTCCGCCTGGCCGACTACCGCGAGTTCGGCGCGGCGGGCGACCAGCGCTTCGACCGCGTTGCCTCGATCGGCATGTTCGAGCACGTCGGCCACAAGAACCATCGCCACTTCTTCGAGGTCGCGCGGCGCTGCCTGACCGACGACGGCTTGTTCCTGCTGCACACCATCGGCAAGAAGCGCCGCCGCACGCCTACCGATCCGTGGATCGACCGCTACATCTTCCCCAATGGCGACCTGCCCTCGCTGGGGCAGATTGCCGATGCCTCCGAGGACAGCTTCATCACCGAGGACGTGCACAACTTCGGCGCCGACTACGACCACACGCTGATGGCCTGGCATGCCAACTTCGAGGCGGCATGGCCCCATTTTGCCGACGGCTACGGCGAACGCTTCCACCGCATGTGGCGCTACTACCTGCTTGCCTGCGCCGGCACCTTCCGCGCGCGCACCACCCAGTTGTGGCAGATCGTGATGTCACCGCAGGGCGTGGCCGGCGGCTATCGGCGGCCGTCCTGA